Genomic window (Oncorhynchus masou masou isolate Uvic2021 chromosome 9, UVic_Omas_1.1, whole genome shotgun sequence):
AATACAATTACATGCTGTCCTCATGATCTCATCGACGTACAAAGTAGGGCAGTATTTGATATGCAGTTATCTCTGACCTTTTTCATCAGAGTTTGACTTCAAACCCAGGGGACACCTAGAGATCGGGGAGGAGCTTGGTCTTATCAGACAGAGGTTAGACACACACTGGTCTGCTCTCTGGCTAttgttctctcttcctcctgtctctctctccatacccctcTGTCTCTTCATGTCACTctgcttactctctctcctcactgtttattgtctttttttctctttatatcaacatttcttctctctctcattgttcCTCAATACTATCTCATTTTGATCAGTTGATCCTCCAGTCCCAGTATTCTTGGCAAGGCCTACTGGTAAACACATAACTGAACCTCATCAACAGTGCAGCCAAACAACAGGGGCTCACCAGCGTTATCCTCTGGTATGGTTGTTAACAATATGTAGCCTAGGGCTTGTCATTAGTAAATGGGTGCTTAATATTGTAAGTTGTTTCTTTGTCTAGAATCTTTTTTTTCCTACAGCAAATGGCCAGGGTCTTTGCTAGATTTTCAGATGAACAATCATTTGTTCTAATTTCCCCTTAATGTCttatctttatatatatattttaaaacttAATTACCAACTCTCACCCTCTGTAATTTCCAGGTGAACATAAAGGAGAGCAGTCGTTGGTAAAGTCGATAAAATAATCCATCCTGTTTATTACATGTTGCAGCTGGGAGACACCTCCAGCACAGAATTAAAGGAAATGTCTAACTGGCCTGCATTGAGAAGGTCCTTAAATCCTTAAATCAGCAGACAGCTGTTCTGTAAACATCAGCCTGAGAGGCTTTTAGGAGGTAAAAACAAAAGGCAGTGACTTTGTCAGCTGCTACAGAATCGCACTGTTTCACAGAGTACAATAATAATCAGCGTCCTCGGTCCTTGTATCTCCTGTCTAGCGTCATCAATCAATATCAAGTCATTCAGAACATTCTGCTTCAAGCTTAGTGACCATAAACCTGCACCTTCAGTGTAACAAATAGAAGACTGGAAATCATGTGCACAGAAACTCCAAATATGCATAACATTGTCTAAATTAAATATGAACTTCAATCATCTAAAATATTCCTAGAGGTTAGaacgttgagccagtaaccgtaaaggttactggatcgaatcccaagctgacaatgtgaaaatattttgttctgcccttgaacaaggcagttaacccactgttccccggtaagccgtcattataaataagaatttgttcttaactgacttgcctagttaaataaagcttaaatCATGTGGTTTACTCCTATCTTCTCTCTGCAGGCGTCTTGCCCATGTCTCAGGTCATAGGTCATACTATCTAAGGGGAGTGGGGGCCAGACTCCAGTCTGCTCTACAGAACTTCGCCCTGGAAACACTGCAGCAGCGGGTGTGTAAGATAACAGTCAAACAAAGGGTATCAGGGAGAATAGATTGATATATCTGCAAAATGTGTGATTATCATTTCAGATTCTGAGTGTTTAAAAGTCACATGTACAAggttgcaggtgtgattgcagggtACAATAAATCTTAGGTTtcgagctccaacatgcaggactaagtgaaataaaataatgaaaatgaTAATAAAAAAACAATAGAAATAGCACTATATATATCATAACAACTGTAGCAGTGATGAATAAATGCATGTCTCCCTACTTTGAAAGCAAATCAGTTTTTTTCCATCTCAGGGGTTTATACCTATGGTTGTGCCAGACATGCTGAAGGGGGCTGTATTTGTGAGTATCTGACTCTATCCTTTATTTACACTGCAGACATGAATGCATAACAATATTCAAACTGGAAAAAGAGAGTAAAGCATTCCGAGATTAAGGTGCAATGTGTGTACCTAGTAGTGAGCCAGTTTTCACAGGTAACATTTCTCCAAACTGAcacgttctctctttctttctccggcgaatctctcactccatctctgtctccctctctcatacaTACAGGAGGGTTGTGGAATGCAGCCCCATGCCCACAGGTCTCAGGTGTACTCTCTGGACCCCGCCTGcttccctgacctcaacctggcTGGCACAGGGGAGGTGGGCATAGCAGGTGAGGCCATGTATGAGTTAGGCTGTGGTGGGGAGGTCGTGGGGTACGGTCATCTGTGTGGGTGAGAATGGAAAAACCTTAATGATTAGTAGTTATGTACTAGTGTGTCGTTGTTGCTGTAACCAGAAAGTGTCCTTTTTCTCTTCTAGGTTATTTTATGGACCATGCTGTTAACTGGAAGGACCTTCCTGTCAGGTGAGGCACTTTATTTGTAATACTGTACGTTTGGTTTTCTGACAAACCAGTGTAACATATACATGTACCTCCTATGTATTTTTATTAGAGCTGAATGGACTGGTTTTTCCATTGTAGGTCTGTGTGCAGTAGCACATGTTACAGGGCTGAGACGGATACAGGCAGAGAGACTTGGGGCCTTTACAGAGTACATCACTTCAACAAGGTAACAGGAAACAAAGGCAAATCTTTAGAATCAACCAAGGACCAATTGTCCGCCATATTTGATGCATGGTGTTAAAGTACCCTTGTGTTCTCATCCTCTGTGTCTGTCCAGGTGGAGATGTTTGGTGTGACTGCAGatgagactggggaggagagctCTCAGATGCTGGAGGAGTTCCTGTCCCTGCAGAAGGAGATCTTCTCCTCCCTGGAGCTCCACTATAGGTCAGtgctcctctctgactctctgcaTACACTCAATATGGCTGGATAGATGCATAGCTTGTGCTTTGAGTCATACACTACAGTGTATTTTGCCATTTGTACACACCATAGTCATATATTtacatataaatatattattTGTGCAAATACTCACACACACTATTGATTTAACTCATTAAACCCCTAGCAAGAGTGTTCCTGTAACCGCTGCGTTCTCTCTACTTGTAGAGTACTGGACATGCCCACCCAGGAGCTAGGTCGCCCAGCACACAGGAAGTACGACATTGAGGCCTGGATGCCAGGGAGGGACAGCTATGGCGAGGTGGGATTGCTGGCACTACTATGATTGGTTAATCATGTCCTGGATGAGTATTGTTTTTGTTTGAAAATAATTTCCCATTATTGCTCTGCCAGAGCATTGGGATCAGTTTTGTTATCCAGGCTTGATGTTTTTGTTTCTCCATTGGCTTGCCTTAGATCTCCAGCGGGTCTAACTGTACAGACTACCAAAGCAGACGCCTCAATATCCTATATGAGGGGGAGGATGGTAGCCTACATTATGCTCATACGGTGAGACCAGGAAGGGGGATATTCTTTATGTTGTGAGATTCAGTATTTCTGATGCACTAAATGTAATAGATTCTACAAGAACAGATTAACCATTTTCTAAGTGTTTTCTAATTTTTTTCATTAGAAAATGTCTAATTATTTGTGTTCTGCTCTAGGTGAATGCCACAGCATGTGCTATTCCCCGTACTATCATTGCTATACTGgagactcatcagaccaaggtAAGAGAGAACACCGACTGTATTCCCAATACTATTGATGAAGACATTCACCCACCATGAAAATAAGTGTCTCTGATAAGATGCTACTCTCTATATCTCACTCACATGTCCATTTTCAGGAAGGGACAGTGTTAGTGCCTCCTGCCTTGCAGCCCTTCCTGGGGTTGGAGGTGATTGAAAAGCCCAAATACATTCCTTTGAAATACATCGGACCAAACCAGCCCAATCGCATGCTCCGCCCTGTCCCAAAGCCCAGATGACATCATGCACCAACACACTTACATCAAGAGAACAACTTAAGTCTTTCCCATCTGCCTGTTTACTTATTCTGTGTTGCTCTGCCATGTAAATATATTAATGCCATACTGTTTGTGAATGTGTGTCACCATGACACTATCATAAACTGTCCTGTTTCTGTCTGCAAAAGAATGAAATGGTATTAAATTAAACAAAAATGTAATTTTCTCACAACTCATGTTGATCATTAAAACAATTCAGGATCTGCAACCACACAGAAGGCTACTTTCAGAGAACACAGTTCTGCTCTAACAAATCTAAATGCTTTTATATGTAAATATACTCGAAAACAACATTATGGCAAATAAGTAATTCAGATCTGGTGGTTTTATTCATTGGACCCCTGTTTATGTCCCACATAGGTGTAGTGCTTGCTGTGTCAGAGGCTTATCATTCAGGAGAGGGAACACAGGGTCCTTCATGTCCACTGCCTGGAAGTACTAGCACACTGGAATTACTGAGTGAAGAGACACCAAATAGTGCTGTAATGACTGTGTTCCTATCCTTAATTCTGCAAAATAGATTAGAATAGAATTGTTAATGAAGCCCAGAGGTATAATGTGCCCCTTCCAATAGTCAGAAAACAAGTGGACAAAATGCTGTGCCCATTAGGCTGGGCATTACATGGTCATTACATGTCAACTCTAAATGTGTAATTAATTGTGCTAGACACTACTATAATTAAGTAATAAGGCCCGAGGATGCaaagcagagtgcctggatacagcccttagctgtggtatattggccatatatcacaaatcCCCAAGGTgcattattgctattataaactggttaccaacttaattagagcagtaaaaaaaatgtgttgtcatacccgtggtatatggtctcatataccatggctgtcaacACATAATTGAAATGTACACTCATTGTTAAAATCAAACAAATGTGTCTCCCGTCCCCCTCTTCACGTAAAGCCTACATGCCTTCAGCATGGCAGGTTATGTGTTGTAATACAAATCTGCTGCTGAGCCATGAGATTGAACACCAGAGAATTGGCGATACCTCCGGTCTGATGTAGTCAACAGCTTGGTGCGAGCAATCCTCTCGTTATCACCGCGTTAGTTGTTACGCCTTGACGGGGCATCATCCTCCCGACCTGTCCTGCATCACCTGTCCCTTTGAGCCAAGCACACGCGCCTCTCAGCTCCTCCTCAGCGGGTCCTCGCTCGACTTGATAATGAGGTCGCCGCATGATTATTTCAAGGTTATTTCCTTTTCTTTAAGGCCTTTATATTCAGATCCTATGGGAGTTCTTATTTTCACGGCGTTGCTTTGGACCTTCAGTGGAGGTAAGGAAAATCAGGGATTCATTTGTGAGGCTGCTGATCAATCCGTGTATGAGCGCATCCAGTGTTAGATAACGCGTATGTTAACCGAGTCCATAGCCTGCCTGTTCTAACAGCCTATAGGCATTTTAGTTATAGCTTTGCTTGGGACATTAGCTAAAACGTGTGATTGTAGGCTATTGATTGCAGTTAAGTGGAATGTTCATGCTATTTAGAGCATGTTTATATTTTTATAATATAGCCCATAAATAAAACGGAGGGGAGAATGGATTATGCGGCAATTCAACTAAAATGACTAAAGTACAAAAGGTAAATTGGTAGGATATATCTTCGCTTTTAAGATTTAGGATCGATCAAGATCGACTTATTACATAATTTGTTTAGAGCGCACCTTATCCGGTCGGTTAATCACGCTAAATCTGTCCATAGCCTATCCAGAAAGCGAGTTAGGTTTTCCCTGGGGTTGCCTACATATTGATTGTTATcgcatgtgtgtgtattggaaATACTCTTATGTAAATCAAGTGTATTTCTACATCAACCTAAATGTGAATTATGTTGTCGCGCACGGCAGGTGACGAAAACAGTGCACGTGCACTCATGTAACTGTAAAACCTAAATCTTTTACAACCATGTCCTGTTTGAATATCCACATATTGACCCGATGACCATGGTTTGATGTGAGCAGTTTTGTATCAGTGTCAGGGAGTGTTTTGGGAGTAAAGATGTATGGATGTAATGTTGTGAGAACGGGAGGGTAGGCTGTACATGTATTATATAACAGTGTTATATGAAAATACAGCTGAGCTTAATAATGCTCTGTGCATAGTGCGCACTGTGTAGGGGCGTTAAAGTCACCTATGTGTGTGTGAACATACAGACCCAAATCTCCTTGCCAATTGCCTTGTGAATACAAAGGGTGACTGGAGGCCTTCCAAGCCAAACAACATGGGATTGCAGCTTTAAAGGATCTGTGTCCCAGTTTAGGaagaaacacactctctctctctctctctcccacacaactAACAGCCCCTTTACCATTGACCACCATTATCAATGACCGATTGATTCATGCACCACTGGACTAGCTTTATGTACACATAGAAGAAGGCAGTGGCTTTAATAAGATATGTCAGGGGTCCAGTGACTCAGTCGTTTAGCGCTTGTGTACAATTCATTGGACTCCCTGTGAAGCTGTGAGCTAATAACATGGAGATTTCCACTTCCTCCTTGAGGGAGGAttacaaggtccttttctgtccTGTTAGCTGCTTTGCATGTGGCCTTAAAAATAGATCCTGCTACTTTTAGGCCAAACAATCCAATGACTTTTTTTAAATTTCCTAGCAATGTTCAATCTCCTCActatgtatacagttgaagtcggaagtttacttacaccttagccaaatacatttaaactcaactttttcacaattcctgacatttaatcttagtacaAATTTCCTGTCAGTTAgaattaccactttattttaaaaatgtgaaatgtcagaataatagtagatagagaattatttatttcagcttctatttctttcatcacattcccagtgggtcagaagtttacatacactcaattagtatttggtagcattgcctttaaattgtttaataacttgggtcaaatgtttcgggtagccttccacaaccttcccacactaagttgggtgaattgtgtcccattcctcctgatagctGGTgcaactaagtcaggtttgtaggcctccttgcttgcaaaCACTTTTTCAGCTTTgcctacacattttctataggattgaggtcagggttttgtgactTTGTTGTATTtgagccattttaccacaactttggtagtatgcttggggtcattgtccatttggaagacccatttgcgaccaagctttaacttcctgactgaattcttgagatgatgcttcaatatatccacataattatcccacctcatgatgccatctattttgtgaagtgcaccagttcctcctgtagcaaagcacccccacaaaatgatgctgccacctccgtgcttcacagttgtgatggtgtccttcggcttgcaagcctccccctttttcttccaaacataacaatggtcattgtggccaaacagttctatttttgtttaatcagaccagaggacatttctccaaaaagtaattTTTTTGTCCTCATGTACAGCATGCAAACACCATGTACACCaagcaaaccgtagtctggctttttatggcggttttggagcagtggcttcttccttgctgagcggcctttcaggttatgtcgatataggactcgttttactgtggatatatatatacttttgtacctgtttcctccagcatcttcacaaggtcctttgctgttgttctgggattgatttgcatttttcgcaccaaagtacgttcatctctaggagacagaacttgagtggtatgacggctgcgtggtcccatggtgtttatacttgcgtactattgtttgtacagatgaacatggtaccttcaggcgtttggaaattgctcccaaggatgaaccagatttgtggagctctacaattttttctgaggtcttggctgagttcttttgattttcccatgacgtcaagcaaagaagcactgagtttgaaggtaggccttgaaaaatatatccacaggtacacctccaattgacacaaatgatgtcaattagcctatcagaagcttctaaagccataacatcattttctggaattttctaagctgtttaaaggcacttagtgtatgtaaacttctgacccactggaattgtgatacagtgaattataagtgaaatcatctgtctgtaaacaattgttggaaaaatgacttgtgtcatgcacaaaatataTGTCGTAAtcaactttccaaaactataatttgtggagtggttgaaaaacgagttttaatgactccaacctaagtgtatgtaaacttccgacttcaactatacatttaaaaacatgaacaggtagtgtgtgtgtgtgtgtgtgtgagtctatcagttacacatacatgtcagtacatacacacaacaagtaagTCACA
Coding sequences:
- the sars2 gene encoding serine--tRNA ligase, mitochondrial, translating into MATCIGMVVRLGTLNVLKPVSRHFKRQGTKVFTHSRSTHEVRSSLYEHVREGYSDKPDLDMRLVCEETDKVIANVETRKGDLRGADVREIVYVWQQLEAVRKEISHLEKQKKVISHRVRTLVDQNDKKSLANIPEFKEATKEGREIRHQLSQLYPRESELEEEHYGRALRLPNTTHPDVPIGDESQARVVELVGQKPEFDFKPRGHLEIGEELGLIRQRRLAHVSGHRSYYLRGVGARLQSALQNFALETLQQRGFIPMVVPDMLKGAVFEGCGMQPHAHRSQVYSLDPACFPDLNLAGTGEVGIAGYFMDHAVNWKDLPVRSVCSSTCYRAETDTGRETWGLYRVHHFNKVEMFGVTADETGEESSQMLEEFLSLQKEIFSSLELHYRVLDMPTQELGRPAHRKYDIEAWMPGRDSYGEISSGSNCTDYQSRRLNILYEGEDGSLHYAHTVNATACAIPRTIIAILETHQTKEGTVLVPPALQPFLGLEVIEKPKYIPLKYIGPNQPNRMLRPVPKPR